The proteins below come from a single Eucalyptus grandis isolate ANBG69807.140 chromosome 3, ASM1654582v1, whole genome shotgun sequence genomic window:
- the LOC120291289 gene encoding calcium-transporting ATPase 8, plasma membrane-type-like, which produces MKSEKKRDRLEIQSDSFIAFTGVLNEDLEVYRPCITIYDRPHQSPGLNAMPEKGFPAGEPSVSSLLRRYRMDEPPGRRRDLEAGGGRSEAGEPSDDPFDITSTKHVPRDRLRRWRQAALVLNASRRFRYTLDLKKEEQVKKTLQTIRTHAQAIRAAQLFKAQGQQANGISKTPIPSGDFGIGQEQLALMTRDHDVSTLGEYGGVKGLAELLKTNLEKGIHGDDADSLARKNTYGSNTYPRKKGRTFWMFLWEAWQDLTLIILIIAAVASLVLGIKSEGIKEGWYDGGSIAFAVILVIVVTAISDYRQSLQFQNLNEEKRNIHLEVVRGGRRVEVSIYDLLVGDVVPLNIGDQVPADGVLISGHSLAIDESSMTGESKIVHKDAKDPFLMSGCKVADGHGTMLVTSVGINTEWGLLMASISEDTGEETPLQVRLNGVATFIGIVGLSVAVAVLVVLLARFFTGHTKNPDGTVQFKAGKTSVSDAVDGAIKIITVAVTIVVVAVPEGLPLAVTLTLAYSMRKMMADKALVRRLSACETMGSATTICSDKTGTLTLNQMTVVEAYACGRKVDPPDSNSQLSTSLISLLIEGIAQNSNGSVYVPETGGDVEVSGSPTEKAILQWGIKLGMDFEAVRSKSSIIHVFPFNSEKKRGGVAVKLPDSEAHIHWKGAAEIVLASCTKYMDANDQVVAMDEDKEMYFRKTIEDMAAGSLRCIAIAYRPYDIKDIPLDEEWLAKWALPEDELILLAIVGIKDPCRPGVKDAVKLCQNAGVKVRMVTGDNLQTAKAIALECGILDPEADATAPNLIEGKAFRSLTDAQREEVAEKISVMGRSSPNDKLLLVQALRKRGHVVAVTGDGTNDAPALHEADIGLAMGIQGTEVAKESSDIIILDDNFASVVKVVRWGRSVYANIQKFIQFQLTVNVAALIINVVAAVSSGDVPLNAVQLLWVNLIMDTLGALALATEPPTDHLMHRDPVGRRESLITNIMWRNLLIQAAYQVSVLLVLNFRGRSLLNLGHDTRDHANKVKNTLIFNAFVFCQIFNEFNARKPDEFNVFKGITKNRLFMGIVGLTLVLQVIIIEFLGKFTSTVRLNWTQWIISIIIAFISWPLAVVGKLLPVPRTPIHVYLARIFCH; this is translated from the exons ATGAAAAGCGAGAAAAAGCGTGACCGGCTTGAAATCCAATCCGACTCCTTTATTGCTTTCACGGGCGTTCTAAATGAGGATCTCGAGGTCTATAGACCGTGCATTACCATTTATGACCGCCCCCACCAATCTCCAGGATTGAATGCTATGCCCG AGAAGGGATTTCCAGCGGGTGAACCGTCGGTGTCGTCCCTCCTGCGACGGTACAGAATGGATGAGCCGCCCGGGCGCCGGCGTGATTTGGAGGCAGGAGGTGGGCGCTCCGAGGCGGGCGAGCCCTCCGATGATCCTTTCGACATCACCAGCACTAAGCACGTCCCCCGGGATCGTCTCAGGCGATGGAGG CAAGCTGCACTTGTGTTGAACGCCTCTCGTCGATTTAGATACACCCTTgacttgaagaaggaagaacaagTGAAGAAAACACTGCAGACAATTAGAACTCATGCCCAGGCCATACGC GCTGCACAGCTTTTCAAAGCACAAGGCCAACAAGCTAATG GAATCTCAAAAACACCCATCCCAAGTGGTGATTTTGGGATTGGTCAAGAGCAACTTGCTTTGATGACCAGAGACCATGACGTATCTACTCTGGGGGAGTATGGAGGG GTTAAAGGACTAGCAGAGTTGTTGAAGACAAATTTGGAGAAGGGTATTCATGGAGATGATGCTGATTCTTTGGCTCGAAAGAACACATATGGATCAAATACATATCCTCGGAAAAAAGGAAGGACTTTTTGG ATGTTCCTTTGGGAAGCCTGGCAGGATCTTACTTTGATCATACTGATTATAGCTGCAGTGGCTTCTTTGGTGCTTGGAATAAAGTCGGAG GGCATTAAGGAAGGATGGTATGATGGTGGGAGCATTGCTTTTGCTGTTATTCTCGTCATTGTTGTCACAG CAATAAGTGATTACAGACAGTCTCTGCAGTTTCAAAACTTAAAtgaggagaaaagaaatatacacTTGGAG GTTGTCAGAGGTGGCAGAAGAGTGGAAGTTTCAATATATGATCTCTTAGTTGGTGATGTTGTCCCCCTTAACATTGGTGATCAG GTCCCCGCGGATGGAGTCTTGATTTCTGGTCACTCCCTGGCAATTGACGAATCAAGCATGACTGGAGAGAGCAAAATT GTTCACAAGGATGCAAAGGATCCCTTTCTAATGTCTGGCTGCAAAGTTGCAGATGGCCACGGCACTATGCTT GTGACGAGTGTGGGGATTAATACCGAGTGGGGTTTGCTCATGGCTAGTATATCAGAAGATACTGGGGAAGAGACACCCCTGCAG GTTCGCTTGAATGGGGTTGCTACTTTCATTGGTATTGTTGGACTGTCTGTAGCTGTTGCTGTTTTGGTTGTTCTTTTGGCAAG ATTTTTTACTGGCCATACGAAAAATCCAGATGGCACCGTTCAGTTTAAGGCTGGGAAAACTAGTGTTAGTGATGCTGTCGATGGAGCGATCAAAATAATCACTGTAGCA GTTACCATTGTGGTAGTTGCAGTACCTGAAGGGCTTCCTTTAGCTGTTACATTGAC ACTTGCTTACTCAATGAGAAAGATGATGGCGGACAAAGCTTTG GTGCGAAGGCTTTCTGCATGCGAGACTATGGGCTCTGCCACAACTATCTGTAGTGATAAAACCGGAACCTTGACTTTAAATCAG ATGACTGTGGTTGAGGCTTATGCTTGTGGAAGAAAAGTTGATCCTCCAGACAGCAACTCACAGTTATCAACTTCTCTGATTTCTCTATTGATTGAAGGCATTGCTCAGAATTCAAATGGCAGTGTTTATGTGCCTGAG ACTGGGGGAGATGTAGAGGTATCTGGTTCACCAACTGAAAAGGCCATTTTACAGTGGGGGATCAAG CTGGGGATGGATTTTGAAGCTGTTAGGTCAAAATCCTCTATAATTCATGTTTTCCCTTTCAATTCTGAGAAAAAACGAGGCGGAGTTGCTGTAAAGCTG CCAGACTCAGAAGCTCACATACACTGGAAAGGAGCTGCTGAAATAGTTTTAGCTTCTTGTACAAAGTACATGGATGCCAATGATCAAGTTGTAGCAATGGATGAAGATAAG GAGATGTACTTTAGAAAGACTATTGAAGATATGGCTGCTGGTAGTCTACGCTGCATTGCCATTGCATATAGACCCTATGACATAAAAGACATTCCTCTAGATGAAGAATGGTTGGCCAAATGGGCATTACCTGAGGATGAGCTTATTTTACTGGCTATTGTAGGCATAAAG GATCCTTGTCGTCCTGGAGTGAAAGATGCAGTGAAACTATGCCAAAATGCTGGAGTTAAG GTACGAATGGTTACTGGTGACAATCTCCAAACTGCCAAAGCAATTGCTTTGGAATGCGGGATACTAGATCCAGAAGCAGATGCTACAGCACCAAACCTTATCGAAGGAAAAGCTTTTCGTTCCTTAACTGATGCACAAAGAGAAGAAGTTGCTGAGAAGATATCA GTTATGGGAAGATCATCTCCTAATGACAAGCTTCTGCTTGTTCAAGCATTGAGAAAGCGAGGACATGTTGTAGCTGTAACTGGGGATGGCACTAATGATGCTCCTGCTCTACATGAG GCAGATATTGGCCTCGCGATGGGTATTCAAGGGACAGAAGTTGCAAAAGAGAGTTCGGACATCATAATTTTGGATGATAATTTCGCTTCTGTTGTTAAG GTTGTCAGGTGGGGAAGATCTGTGTAtgcaaatattcaaaaatttatccaGTTTCAGCTTACTGTTAACGTTGCAGCTCTTATCATAAACGTTGTTGCTGCTGTTTCCTCAGGTGATGTTCCACTGAATGCAGTGCAG CTTCTCTGGGTTAATCTTATCATGGACACCCTTGGGGCATTAGCACTGGCCACTGAGCCTCCAACTGACCACCTTATGCATAGGGATCCTGTCGGTAGGAG AGAATCTCTTATTACAAATATCATGTGGAGGAATTTATTGATACAG GCTGCCTATCAAGTGAGTGTCCTGCTTGTCCTCAATTTCCGAGGTAGAAGCTTACTGAATTTAGGGCATGATACCAGGGATCATGCTAACAAAGTGAAGAATACACTGATCTTCAACGCTTTCGTCTTTTGCCAA ATATTCAATGAATTTAATGCCCGGAAACCAGATGAGTTTAATGTGTTCAAGGGAATCACAAAGAATCGTCTCTTCATGGGGATAGTAGGTCTGACTCTTGTACTTCAG GTCATTATCATAGAGTTTCTTGGGAAGTTCACTTCAACAGTGAGACTTAATTGGACGCAGTGGATCATATCCATTATCATTGCTTTTATCAG TTGGCCTCTGGCTGTTGTTGGAAAGTTACTACCCGTCCCCAGAACTCCGATTCATGTGTATCTTGCAAGAATATTCTGTCATTGA